The genomic interval CCGACCCAGCTCAGGTAGGTCGCGGAACCTGCCTCGACTGAGAGCGCCAGGATCTCCGGTACCGAGTACGGATGCAGCTCGAGGATGCGACGCTCGAGCGCCTCGTAGCGCTCGCGGCGGGTCTTGACGACGAGCAGCGCCTCCGCCTCGTCCTGGGTGCGCCCCTCCCAGACGAAGAAGGAGCGGATCCCGGGAACCACGCTGACGCAGGCGGCCAGGCGCTCCGTGACCAGCGTTCGTGCGATGGTCTGCCCGTCCTCGACGGATGGAGTCGTGACGAGGACGACGAGCGTGCCCGTCTCGGTCATCGCCCCTCGCGCCGCACGATGAAGCCGGCGAATCCCTTGCCGGCCAGGTCCTTCTGGACGGTCTGGGCGCGCTGCCGGTCCGGATACCCTCCGACGCGGACGACGTGGAACGTGGCGGTGGAGCTGGCGCGGCGGATCTTCACACTGAGGCCGTGCCGGGAAAGCTCCTTCGAGAGGCTCACGGCCTCCTTCAGGGGCAGTACTGGCCGGATCACGACCTCCGGCCCCACGGCCTCCGCCCGCAACTCCTTTGTCGGGAGCCTGCCGTTCACCTCGCGCAGCGGCGCGCCGACGACAAACACCTCGTGGGCGCCCGCCACCGGTCGCTCGAGCGAGAGTCGCTGGGCCGGATACTTCTCCGCGCTCAGCTGCGCCGCCAGCCGTGCCGCGTTCGCCTGGTCGCTGAAGGCACCCACCTGCACCCAGTA from Candidatus Rokuibacteriota bacterium carries:
- a CDS encoding divalent-cation tolerance protein CutA, giving the protein MTETGTLVVLVTTPSVEDGQTIARTLVTERLAACVSVVPGIRSFFVWEGRTQDEAEALLVVKTRRERYEALERRILELHPYSVPEILALSVEAGSATYLSWVGETVGTEGG
- a CDS encoding SPOR domain-containing protein encodes the protein MNREPKHSDEEGDDLPEPPRSIFSEAWFRALVAGVVLVVLAVFALPYVLERWSPTPPPTPVVKAPIPPPPPPLETPPVQKAEAPRTTPGLPAAKPEAAPPKTPAKPAQPEAKPPARPLAKAPEPAPSKAGTGGDYWVQVGAFSDQANAARLAAQLSAEKYPAQRLSLERPVAGAHEVFVVGAPLREVNGRLPTKELRAEAVGPEVVIRPVLPLKEAVSLSKELSRHGLSVKIRRASSTATFHVVRVGGYPDRQRAQTVQKDLAGKGFAGFIVRREGR